A stretch of Solenopsis invicta isolate M01_SB chromosome 9, UNIL_Sinv_3.0, whole genome shotgun sequence DNA encodes these proteins:
- the LOC113004444 gene encoding ABC transporter G family member 20-like, with protein MVQQEAVVVRNAMKRYEKEQLVLNNLNITVSRGSIYGLLGSSGCGKTTLFSCIVGLQYFNSGEVWVLGETPGSKGSCVPGPRVGYMPQDISLAGEFSISDAFYYFGRINGLEDEEIGAKQTFFSEFLKLPPLDRLVKNMSGGEQRRLSFACAVIHNPELLILDEPTVGLDPLLRESIWTYMMKLTKEEGVTVLITTHYIEETKDANKIGLMRKGKLLTESAPNELRRQYSSLEKAFEVLSVTQDKEDKEDKEITLNERYRRLPEATSSNVLSHDKYEPTKVISENKAISGSQVSKLKRFKALIAKNHIECIRNYSGLIFHYFFLLILSIAFSFAVGGDLKGIKIGLINEEADNCDLGSNIGNVWNNKSICIFNNLSCRFLYHFNDSIAIKEYYHDSSEAKRDVQNGKLCGIMHFNQNFSKGLQNRIQYQFYTSDSDLNASEITINLDMSDTQTGLFIQRKLSKRFMEVLQDIMRDCKYSIKLVDLPIKFEDPIYGKSDYNYKDFAIPSAILAFIFYLSVTNSTDLIIADRSDGLWNRSAVQGVRTEEILLSHILYQSLNALIDTILLILIFFVLLSTDYNGSIFLIFFVVFLSGFCGLILGLFNSVWYKNHAVAHFFLAGSFLLLLIVSGTMWPLEGVQKYLCWFMYAMPISLPFVSMRGLIYKGSSIFKWEVLSGIFTSLTWISFILLVTILYLRRKI; from the exons ATACGGACTATTGGGATCCAGTGGATGCGGCAAAACCACCCTGTTCTCTTGCATCGTCggacttcaatattttaacagcGGAGAAGTATGGGTCTTGGGGGAAACTCCAGGCAGCAAGGGCTCCTGCGTCCCTGGGCCTCGAGTGGGTTATATGCCGCAAGATATCTCTTTGGCAGGAGAATTCTCCATAAGCGATGCCTTCTATTACTTCGGCAGGATCAACGGGCTAGAAGATGAGGAAATCG gaGCAAAACAGACTTTTTTCTCGGAGTTTCTTAAGTTACCTCCGTTAGATCGCTTAGTGAAGAATATGAGTGGAGGCGAACAAAGAAGACTTTCCTTTGCCTGCGCGGTGATCCACAATCCCGAGCTTTTAATTTTGGACGAACCCACTGTGGGTTTAGATCCACTTTTAAGGGAGAg TATTTGGACTTATATGATGAAGCTCACGAAGGAGGAAGGCGTCACTGTGTTGATTACAACTCATTATATCGAAGAGACTAAAGACGCAAATAAA ATCGGTTTGATGAGAAAAGGTAAGTTGCTAACGGAATCGGCACCGAATGAATTACGGCGACAATACTCATCCTTAGAGAAAGCTTTCGAGGTACTATCCGTTACACAGGATAAAGAGGATAAAGAGGATAAAGAGATTACCTTAAATGAAAGATATCGAAGATTGCCGGAGGCTACCAGTAGCAATGTATTGTCTCATGATAAATATGAACCAACAAAAGT AATCTCCGAGAACAAAGCAATTTCGGGAAGTCAAGTTTCGAAATTGAAAAGGTTCAAAGCTTTAATAGCAAAGAATCACATCGAATGTATCCGTAATTACTC AGGCCTCATTTTCCACTATTTCTTCTTGCTAATTCTATCCATCGCATTTTCTTTTGCTGTTGGCGGAGATCTGAAGGGTATCAAAATTGGTTTAATCAACGAAGAAGCTGACAATTGTGATTTAGGCAGCAATATTGGCAATGTTTGGAACAACAAAAGCATCTGCATCTTTAATAATCTCAGCTGCAGATTTCTGTATCATTTTAATGATTCTATCGCGATAAAG GAATATTATCACGACTCATCTGAAGCGAAACGTGATGTACAAAATGGAAAACTCTGTGGTATAATGCACTTTAATCAAAACTTTTCCAAAGGTCTGCAAAACCGAAtacaatatcaattttacacGAGTGATTCCGATCTTAACGCCAGTGAAATTACAATTAACCTCGATATGAGTG ATACACAAACTGGGCTTTTTATACAGAGAAAGCTATCCAAGCGTTTTATGGAAGTTCTTCAGGATATTATGAGAGATTGCAAATATTCGATAAAATTGGTTGATCTACccattaaa TTTGAAGATCCTATTTATGGTAAAAGTGACTACAATTATAAAGATTTCGCGATACCGTCAGCCATATTAGC ATTTATCTTCTATTTGAGTGTCACAAACTCTACCGACCTGATAATCGCAGATCGGTCGGACGGACTCTGGAACAGAAGTGCAGTCCAAG GAGTCAGGACAGAAGAAATCTTGCTATCTCACATTCTTTACCAGAGTTTAAACGCACTTATCGATACCATCCTGTTAATTCTCATATTCTTTGTTCTATTGAGTACGGATTATAATGGATCGATATTCCTCATATTCTTTGTCGTATTTCTCAGCGGCTTTTGCGGATTGATATTGG GTTTATTTAACTCTGTTTGGTACAAAAATCACGCCGTGGCGCATTTCTTTTTGGCTGGAAGTTTTCTTCTGCTACTAATAGTTAGCG GAACTATGTGGCCGTTGGAGGGAGTGCAAAAATATCTTTGCTGGTTTATGTACGCTATGCCAATTAGTTTGCCCTTCGTATCCATGAGAGGACTCATTTACAAAGGTTCTTCTATATTTAAGTGGGAAGTTTTAAGTGGCATCTTTACGAGTTTAACATGGATATCGTTTATTCTTCTGGTgactatattatatttaagacgGAAAATCTAG
- the LOC105206562 gene encoding LOW QUALITY PROTEIN: glutathione synthetase (The sequence of the model RefSeq protein was modified relative to this genomic sequence to represent the inferred CDS: inserted 1 base in 1 codon; substituted 3 bases at 3 genomic stop codons) produces MVTLRLLRSFHRKEACKQILENNALDGFCKGLILAWELYNNPEDIMLFIVEDVTYNISDXRFHEFQICQLCPKVKIIKKSLTSLASEGVKLDPNKELIVSNMVVTVVXYCSGYELEALSTEKECDIRLLIECSCAIKCPSVQYHLASTKKVXQSLAQRSVLKKFLKDDVSVSKVQEIFTGLYTLDFNNDGEKAMKMSINKPNKFVLKPXREGGWNNVYNENIRTWLNTMKESVWCVLLKLPLEDSINLLDVITEFDIYGVIVE; encoded by the exons ATGGTTACACTCAGGCTTCTAAGAAGCTTCCATAGGAAAGAGGCGTGCAAACAA ATTCTAGAAAACAATGCTCTTGATGGATTTTGCAAAGGATTAATACTCGCATGGGAATTATACAATAATCCAGA GgatattatgttatttattgttGAAGATGTGACTTATAATATAAGTGATTAAAGGTTTCATGAGTTCCAAATTTGTCAATTATGTCCAAAagttaagattattaaaaaaagtttaactaGTTTAGCATCGGAAGGAGTAAAATTGGACccaaataaagaattaattgt TTCAAATATGGTAGTAACTGTAGTTTAGTACTGTTCTGGTTACGAACTTGAAGCTCTTTCTACAGAAAAAGAGTGCGACATTAGATTGCTAATAGAATGTTCGTGTGCAATAAAATGTCCATCAGTACAGTATCATTTAGCAAGTACtaagaaa gTATAACAATCTTTAGCTCAGCGTAGTGTattgaaaaagtttctaaaagATGATGTATCTGTTTCTAAAGTGCAAGAAATATTTACTGGTCTATATACGTTAGATTTT aataatGATGGAGAAAAAGCAATGAAAATGAGTATAAATAAACCAAACAAGTTTGTTCTTAAAC CAAGGGAAGGAGGATGGAATAACGTGTATAATGAGAATATAAGAACGTGGTTGAATACGATGAAAGAATCTGTTTGGTGTGTGCTATTGAAGTTGCCATTAGAAGACAGCATTAATCTATTAGATGTTATAACAGAATTTGATATATATGGTGTGATAGTGGAGTAA